A single region of the Ornithorhynchus anatinus isolate Pmale09 chromosome 13, mOrnAna1.pri.v4, whole genome shotgun sequence genome encodes:
- the ITIH5 gene encoding inter-alpha-trypsin inhibitor heavy chain H5 isoform X1, whose amino-acid sequence MLWAAGQDAPEPDRAKGRGTPSDQVEYRIPRQARIQQRLRMKPLMTDLVVKSTIISRYAFTAVSCTMLNRASEDKEGEFQMQIPAAAFITNFTTIIGDRVYQGKVLEKEKKSGNRDKEKSNKTSTSDGSGERGVETFRASGMIPGKNKAIFLLHYEELLQRRLGKYEHVVSVRPQQLVGRLRVEVNILEKAGLRSLEVPPLHNGRKKSNGKEGGDMVPPPSTVINRNETFARITFNPSVVQQTKISQNGILGDFIIRYDVNREQSIGDIQVLNGYFVHYFAPKDLPPLPKNVVFVLDSSASMVGAKLKQTKEALFTILHDLRPEDNFNIVGFSSRIKVWKDQLVPVTPNSIRDGKVYIHHMSPSGGTNINGALQTGIRLLNDFVAHNDIDARSVSLIVFLTDGRPTVGEIQTPKILNNTKEAARDRVCLFTIGIGDDVDFKLLEKLSLENCGMTRRFQVEADAAAQLKGFYDEIGTPLLSDIRVDYPAGSVEHVTKKLFPNYFNGSEIVIAGKLVDPTLDTLHVEVTASNGKKFVMLTTDVAVGAPKGNEVPGAVPGSEAEDGEDPNYVERLWSYLTIKELLTAWLKSDNEQEKADLMERARALAVTYHFLTPVTTMKVRETPAQAGKRKEAGGDGDSAATGPRDVMQSLHGQDVRPGPVPKEKEGPRIHISKTSADGDPHFVVDFPLSKLTVCFNIDGQPGDILRLVSDHLGSGVTVNGELIGAPAPPGGHKKQRTYFSTITILINRPRRWYLEVTPSRIVLDGGDRLVLLCNQSVAVGGWGLAVSVSANANVTVTIQDTITFVILFHRYKNPAPYQRNHLGFYISDGHGLSAGCHGLLGQFLNQDAKLIQGRAPDPASPQGGPGPEPILQVKGHRVPVVWKQRKIYNGEEQVDCWFAKNNAAKLIDGEYKDYLAVQPFDTKTGFGGGAADNNL is encoded by the exons AGGATGAAGCCCCTGATGACAGATCTGGTTGTGAAATCTACCATCATCTCTCGTTATGCCTTCACCGCCGTCTCCTGTACCATGCTGAACCGGGCCTCCGAGGACAAGGAAGGAGAATTTCAGATGCAGATCCCGGCCGCGGCCTTCATCACCAACTTCACCAC CATAATTGGCGACAGGGTGTATCAGGGGAAAGttctagaaaaagaaaagaagtccGGCAACAGGGATAAAGAGAAGAGCAATAAAACTTCTACTTCTGACGGTAGTGG GGAAAGAGGCGTCGAGACTTTCCGAGCCTCTGGAATGATTCCTGGGAAGAACAAAgccatcttcctcctccattaCGAAGAGCTCTTGCAAAGACGCCTGGGGAAGTACGAGCATGTCGTCAGCGTCCGGCCTCAGCAGCTGGTCGGGAGGCTGCGGGTCGAGGTGAACATTCTGGAGAAGGCCGGGCTCCGGTCTCTGGAGGTGCCACCGCTCCACAATGGCCGTAAGAAGAGCAATGGGAAAGAAGGTG GTGACATGGTCCCACCTCCTTCTACTGTTATCAACCGAAATGAAACCTTTGCCCGAATCACATTCAATCCCAGTGTGGTCCAGCAAACTAAGATTTCTCAGAATGGCATTCTGGGAGATTTCATCATCCGATACGATGTCAACAGGGAGCAGAGTATTGGAGACATTCAG GTCCTGAATGGCTACTTTGTGCACTATTTTGCCCCCAAggacctccctcctctgcccaagAATGTGGTGttcgtgctggacagcagcgccTCCATGGTGGGAGCCAAACTCAAGCAG ACCAAAGAAGCCCTCTTCACCATCCTCCATGACCTGCGGCCCGAGGATAACTTCAACATCGTTGGGTTTTCCAGCCGAATCAAAGTGTGGAAGGACCAGCTGGTGCCTGTCACCCCCAACAGCATCAGGGATGGCAAAGTCTACATCCACCACATGTCCCCCAGTGGAG GCACCAACATCAACGGGGCCCTCCAGACAGGAATCCGATTGCTCAATGACTTCGTGGCCCACAATGACATCGACGCCCGGAGCGTGTCCCTGATCGTCTTCCTGACAGACGGGAGGCCTACCGTGGGGGAGATCCAGACCCCCAAGATCCTCAATAACACCAAGGAGGCTGCCCGGGACCGAGTATGCCTCTTCACCATCGGCATCGGTGATGACGTGGACTTCAAGCTGCTGGAAAAGCTGTCCCTGGAGAACTGTGGCATGACCAGGAGGTTCCAGGTGGAGGCCGATGCAGCAGCCCAGCTGAAAGG GTTCTACGATGAGATCGGGACCCCGTTGCTGTCAGATATCCGGGTGGATTATCCTGCCGGCTCGGTGGAACACGTCACCAAGAAGCTCTTCCCCAATTACTTCAATGGGTCAGAAATAGTAATTGCCGGAAAACTGGTCGACCCCACCCTGGACACCTTGCACGTGGAGGTCACGGCCAGCAATGGCAAGAAGTTCGTCATGCTGACGACGGATGTGGCTGTGGGGGCCCCGAAGGGGAATGAAGTTCCCGGGGCGGTGCCCGGCTCCGAGGCCGAGGATGGCGAGGACCCAAACTACGTCGAGAGGCTCTGGAGTTACCTCACCATCAAGGAGTTGCTGACGGCCTGGCTGAAGAGCGACAATGAGCAGGAGAAGGCCGACTTGATGGAGCGGGCCCGGGCCCTCGCAGTCACTTACCATTTCCTCACTCCAGTCACCACCatgaaagtcagggagacgccagctcaggctgggaagcGTAAGGAGGCTGGTGGTGACGGCGACTCTGCGGCGACGGGCCCCAGGGATGTGATGCAGAGCTTACATGGGCAGGACGTGCGCCCGG gcCCTGTCCCCAAAGAAAAAGAAGGCCCAAGAATTCACATTTCCAAAACTTCAG CGGATGGAGACCCTCATTTTGTAGTGGATTTTCCCCTGAGCAAGCTGACGGTCTGCTTTAACATCGACGGGCAGCCAGGAGACATCCTCAGGCTCGTCTCCGACCACCTGGGCTCCG GTGTGACCGTGAACGGGGAGCTGATcggagccccggcccctcccgggggCCACAAGAAACAGCGCACCTACTTCAGcaccatcaccatcctcatcaACAGACCGCGGAGGTGGTACCTGGAAGTCACCCCCAGCAGGATCGTCTTGGACGGCGGGGACAGGCTGGTCCTCCTTTGTAACCAGAGTGTCGCCGTGGGTGGCTGGGGGCTGGCGGTGTCCGTCTCCGCCAACGCCAACGTCACGGTGACCATCCAGGACACCATCACCTTCGTCATCCTCTTCCACCGTTACAAGAACCCCGCCCCTTACCAAAGGAACCACCTCGGCTTCTACATCTCTGACGGCCACGGGCTCTCGGCTGGCTGCCACGGGCTGCTAG GTCAGTTCCTGAACCAAGACGCGAAACTCATCCAGGGGCGGGCCCCCGACCCCGCCAGCCCGCAGGGCGGCCCGGGCCCTGAGCCCATTCTCCAGGTGAAGGGCCACAGGGTCCCGGTGGTGTGGAAGCAGAGGAAGATCTACAACGGGGAGGAGCAGGTCGACTGCTGGTTTGCCAAGAACAACGCGGCCAAGCTGATCGACGGGGAGTATAAGGATTACCTGGCAGTCCAACCCTTCGACACCAAGACCggctttgggggtggggcagcCGACAACAACCTCTGA
- the ITIH5 gene encoding inter-alpha-trypsin inhibitor heavy chain H5 isoform X2, translating into MKPLMTDLVVKSTIISRYAFTAVSCTMLNRASEDKEGEFQMQIPAAAFITNFTTIIGDRVYQGKVLEKEKKSGNRDKEKSNKTSTSDGSGERGVETFRASGMIPGKNKAIFLLHYEELLQRRLGKYEHVVSVRPQQLVGRLRVEVNILEKAGLRSLEVPPLHNGRKKSNGKEGGDMVPPPSTVINRNETFARITFNPSVVQQTKISQNGILGDFIIRYDVNREQSIGDIQVLNGYFVHYFAPKDLPPLPKNVVFVLDSSASMVGAKLKQTKEALFTILHDLRPEDNFNIVGFSSRIKVWKDQLVPVTPNSIRDGKVYIHHMSPSGGTNINGALQTGIRLLNDFVAHNDIDARSVSLIVFLTDGRPTVGEIQTPKILNNTKEAARDRVCLFTIGIGDDVDFKLLEKLSLENCGMTRRFQVEADAAAQLKGFYDEIGTPLLSDIRVDYPAGSVEHVTKKLFPNYFNGSEIVIAGKLVDPTLDTLHVEVTASNGKKFVMLTTDVAVGAPKGNEVPGAVPGSEAEDGEDPNYVERLWSYLTIKELLTAWLKSDNEQEKADLMERARALAVTYHFLTPVTTMKVRETPAQAGKRKEAGGDGDSAATGPRDVMQSLHGQDVRPGPVPKEKEGPRIHISKTSADGDPHFVVDFPLSKLTVCFNIDGQPGDILRLVSDHLGSGVTVNGELIGAPAPPGGHKKQRTYFSTITILINRPRRWYLEVTPSRIVLDGGDRLVLLCNQSVAVGGWGLAVSVSANANVTVTIQDTITFVILFHRYKNPAPYQRNHLGFYISDGHGLSAGCHGLLGQFLNQDAKLIQGRAPDPASPQGGPGPEPILQVKGHRVPVVWKQRKIYNGEEQVDCWFAKNNAAKLIDGEYKDYLAVQPFDTKTGFGGGAADNNL; encoded by the exons ATGAAGCCCCTGATGACAGATCTGGTTGTGAAATCTACCATCATCTCTCGTTATGCCTTCACCGCCGTCTCCTGTACCATGCTGAACCGGGCCTCCGAGGACAAGGAAGGAGAATTTCAGATGCAGATCCCGGCCGCGGCCTTCATCACCAACTTCACCAC CATAATTGGCGACAGGGTGTATCAGGGGAAAGttctagaaaaagaaaagaagtccGGCAACAGGGATAAAGAGAAGAGCAATAAAACTTCTACTTCTGACGGTAGTGG GGAAAGAGGCGTCGAGACTTTCCGAGCCTCTGGAATGATTCCTGGGAAGAACAAAgccatcttcctcctccattaCGAAGAGCTCTTGCAAAGACGCCTGGGGAAGTACGAGCATGTCGTCAGCGTCCGGCCTCAGCAGCTGGTCGGGAGGCTGCGGGTCGAGGTGAACATTCTGGAGAAGGCCGGGCTCCGGTCTCTGGAGGTGCCACCGCTCCACAATGGCCGTAAGAAGAGCAATGGGAAAGAAGGTG GTGACATGGTCCCACCTCCTTCTACTGTTATCAACCGAAATGAAACCTTTGCCCGAATCACATTCAATCCCAGTGTGGTCCAGCAAACTAAGATTTCTCAGAATGGCATTCTGGGAGATTTCATCATCCGATACGATGTCAACAGGGAGCAGAGTATTGGAGACATTCAG GTCCTGAATGGCTACTTTGTGCACTATTTTGCCCCCAAggacctccctcctctgcccaagAATGTGGTGttcgtgctggacagcagcgccTCCATGGTGGGAGCCAAACTCAAGCAG ACCAAAGAAGCCCTCTTCACCATCCTCCATGACCTGCGGCCCGAGGATAACTTCAACATCGTTGGGTTTTCCAGCCGAATCAAAGTGTGGAAGGACCAGCTGGTGCCTGTCACCCCCAACAGCATCAGGGATGGCAAAGTCTACATCCACCACATGTCCCCCAGTGGAG GCACCAACATCAACGGGGCCCTCCAGACAGGAATCCGATTGCTCAATGACTTCGTGGCCCACAATGACATCGACGCCCGGAGCGTGTCCCTGATCGTCTTCCTGACAGACGGGAGGCCTACCGTGGGGGAGATCCAGACCCCCAAGATCCTCAATAACACCAAGGAGGCTGCCCGGGACCGAGTATGCCTCTTCACCATCGGCATCGGTGATGACGTGGACTTCAAGCTGCTGGAAAAGCTGTCCCTGGAGAACTGTGGCATGACCAGGAGGTTCCAGGTGGAGGCCGATGCAGCAGCCCAGCTGAAAGG GTTCTACGATGAGATCGGGACCCCGTTGCTGTCAGATATCCGGGTGGATTATCCTGCCGGCTCGGTGGAACACGTCACCAAGAAGCTCTTCCCCAATTACTTCAATGGGTCAGAAATAGTAATTGCCGGAAAACTGGTCGACCCCACCCTGGACACCTTGCACGTGGAGGTCACGGCCAGCAATGGCAAGAAGTTCGTCATGCTGACGACGGATGTGGCTGTGGGGGCCCCGAAGGGGAATGAAGTTCCCGGGGCGGTGCCCGGCTCCGAGGCCGAGGATGGCGAGGACCCAAACTACGTCGAGAGGCTCTGGAGTTACCTCACCATCAAGGAGTTGCTGACGGCCTGGCTGAAGAGCGACAATGAGCAGGAGAAGGCCGACTTGATGGAGCGGGCCCGGGCCCTCGCAGTCACTTACCATTTCCTCACTCCAGTCACCACCatgaaagtcagggagacgccagctcaggctgggaagcGTAAGGAGGCTGGTGGTGACGGCGACTCTGCGGCGACGGGCCCCAGGGATGTGATGCAGAGCTTACATGGGCAGGACGTGCGCCCGG gcCCTGTCCCCAAAGAAAAAGAAGGCCCAAGAATTCACATTTCCAAAACTTCAG CGGATGGAGACCCTCATTTTGTAGTGGATTTTCCCCTGAGCAAGCTGACGGTCTGCTTTAACATCGACGGGCAGCCAGGAGACATCCTCAGGCTCGTCTCCGACCACCTGGGCTCCG GTGTGACCGTGAACGGGGAGCTGATcggagccccggcccctcccgggggCCACAAGAAACAGCGCACCTACTTCAGcaccatcaccatcctcatcaACAGACCGCGGAGGTGGTACCTGGAAGTCACCCCCAGCAGGATCGTCTTGGACGGCGGGGACAGGCTGGTCCTCCTTTGTAACCAGAGTGTCGCCGTGGGTGGCTGGGGGCTGGCGGTGTCCGTCTCCGCCAACGCCAACGTCACGGTGACCATCCAGGACACCATCACCTTCGTCATCCTCTTCCACCGTTACAAGAACCCCGCCCCTTACCAAAGGAACCACCTCGGCTTCTACATCTCTGACGGCCACGGGCTCTCGGCTGGCTGCCACGGGCTGCTAG GTCAGTTCCTGAACCAAGACGCGAAACTCATCCAGGGGCGGGCCCCCGACCCCGCCAGCCCGCAGGGCGGCCCGGGCCCTGAGCCCATTCTCCAGGTGAAGGGCCACAGGGTCCCGGTGGTGTGGAAGCAGAGGAAGATCTACAACGGGGAGGAGCAGGTCGACTGCTGGTTTGCCAAGAACAACGCGGCCAAGCTGATCGACGGGGAGTATAAGGATTACCTGGCAGTCCAACCCTTCGACACCAAGACCggctttgggggtggggcagcCGACAACAACCTCTGA